The following proteins come from a genomic window of Emys orbicularis isolate rEmyOrb1 chromosome 9, rEmyOrb1.hap1, whole genome shotgun sequence:
- the BMP15 gene encoding bone morphogenetic protein 15: protein MIALGPLCSLGSLFLLAALLPLELSMGEEGKEPAALSALARVPSLPLIQVLLEQVPSVWPCCHRKQLASRQPLRYMLNLYQNVADQAGRPRQNRKLGANAVRLVRPFAKTRQPGAGPWYMQTLNYHLNVQPGMEHLVRATVVYSKTLLLAHAQLFCVVQLAGEAGVPKLSPPRRGKRNALVSSRMDSWEERDITSHSLPWAWDSKKSQLLRLNHMCIRLGPADGSEPEVGWEKTVSLNDPFLLLYLNDTRKGLRAKLGEAGLKETPDGPVLSRKARQAGNLILDLPSYSQKTSAEKDECALRSFRVSFNQLGWDHWIIAPHRYNPKYCKGTCPRILRYGYNSPNHAIVQNFINQLVDQSVPRPSCVPYKYSPISVLMIEPSGSILYKEYEDMIAESCTCR, encoded by the exons ATGATTGCCCTGGGCCCTCTCTGCTCCCTTGGGAGCTTGTTCCTCTTGgctgctctgctccctctggAGCTGAgtatgggggaggaagggaaggagccaGCTGCCCTGAGTGCCCTCGCTAGGGTCCCCTCCTTGCCCCTCATCCAGGTGCTGCTGGAGCAGGTCCCCAGCGTCTGGCCCTGCTGCCACCGGAAGCAGCTGGCCAGCAGGCAACCGCTGCGTTACATGCTCAACCTGTACCAGAATGTGGCAGACCAGGCTGGGCGACCCCGCCAGAACCGTAAGCTGGGTGCCAATGCTGTGCGCCTGGTCAGGCCCTTTGCCAAGACAAGGCAGCCTGGGGCAG GTCCCTGGTACATGCAGACTCTCAACTACCACCTGAATGTCCAGCCAGGAATGGAACATCTGGTGAGAGCCACTGTGGTTTATTCTAAGACTCTGCTGCTGGCTCATGCCCAGCTCTTTTGTGTGGTTCAGttggctggggaggctggggttCCAAAGCTCTCACCCCCTCGAAGAGGGAAGAGGAATGCCCTTGTCTCCTCTAGGATGgacagctgggaggagagggacaTCACCTCCCACTCTTTGCCATGGGCCTGGGACTCCAAGAAGAGCCAGCTGCTCCGCCTTAATCATATGTGTATCCGTCTGGGACCAGCTGATGGTTCAGAGCCTGAAGTTGGCTGGGAGAAGACTGTTTCCTTGAATGACCCTTTCCTGTTGCTCTACCTCAATGACACTCGGAAAGGCCTCCGGGCCAAGCTGGGGGAAGCTGGCTTGAAGGAAACTCCTGATGGGCCAGTGCTGAGTCGCAAAGCTCGCCAGGCAGGCAACCTCATTCTGGATCTCCCCAGCTACTCGCAGAAGACCAGCGCTGAGAAGGACGAATGTGCTCTCCGCTCCTTCCGGGTCAGCTTCAACCAGCTGGGCTGGGACCACTGGATCATAGCCCCCCACCGGTACAACCCCAAGTACTGCAAGGGCACATGTCCCCGCATCCTACGCTATGGCTACAACTCCCCCAACCATGCCATCGTGCAGAACTTCATCAACCAGCTGGTGGACCAGAGCGTCCCCCGACCCTCCTGTGTGCCCTACAAGTATAGTCCCATCAGTGTGCTGATGATTGAGCCTAGTGGCAGCATCCTCTACAAAGAGTATGAAGACATGatagcagagtcctgcacctgtAGATAA